GCTCGTGGGTGGCTTGGGGCTGGGGGCGGCGGTGTTGCTGTCCCCGGGGCTGATGGCCCGAGCGCTGTCCGCCGATGGGGCCATCGAGAGCCACACCGTCTGGGAGATTCAGGCCTGGCGGATCGTGGTGGGGATTGCCAGTCTGGCCCTGGTCGCCGCGTGCGCATTGTGGCGATTCGGGAGGGGTACCCGGTGGGTTGCCCTGGTGGAATCCGATTTCAGTTCATGGCACAGCCCCGTGAGTCCGCCTGAACCGGGCGGGCGCCGCTGGGAAGTGATCGCTTTTGGCGCGGCGATCATCGCGTCGCTGGCCATGGTCGCGCTGATTTTCCTGAGCTTCAATCACATCGAGAAGCCCTGGTTTGGCCGCCTGGCGCTCGAAAGTGGCGCGGTGGAGAACGCCCAGGCCCTTCTGCTCCTGACCGCCGGGGCGTTGCTGATCCGGCAATCGTGGTGCGATTTTCGGAGAGCGGGGCGGCCTTTCGCGGTCGTCGGCGTTCTGTACGGGCTGTTGATGATTGTCGGCGCGGGGGAGGAGATCAGTTGGGGCCAGCACTGGCTCGGCTTCGAAACGCCCGAATCGATTGCGGCGGTAAACGTTCAGGGCGAATTCAACCTCCACAACATCGGCAGCTACTGGGTAAACCATGCCCAACTGGCGCTGTTGCTGGGCTTCGCGGGAGTCATCCCGGCCCTGGGCTACCTCTACTCTCAGGTGCACTACGGGCTCGACCGCCTCTCTCTACCGATTGCGCCCATCGCCCTGCTGCCGGTCGTTCTTTTCGCCACCACCCTCGATGAACATGATCGGATTGCCCAACTCTGGGGTAACCCGCCCTGGCGCTTGAGCGAGGCTCGGGAGTTCGTCTTCGCCGTCTGTATGCTGATCATGGTGCTGCGAATGCGCCGCTACAGAAGGGCGGTCTCGACGTCCTGAAGCGCACCTCTCACGCGTCGCCGTCCCGCAGGCGCTCGAACAGTTCCACCAGATCCCGTTCCCCCCGGGCCGACACGACCGCCTCCACGCGGGCAACGCGCTCGGGATCGCCAAAGAAAACGGCCAGGGCCTTCACCGCCGCGAGGGCCTCGTGGCGCCGCTCCTCGCGCAGGGCTTCCAGCAGCACCTCGAAGGCTTCCGGCTCGCGGGTCAGCGCCAGAGGCAGATAAAAGGCGTAGCGGTGGTGCCGGGCGCCGGGCCCCTCCATCGCGGCCCGCAATATGGCAAAGGAATCCGGCAGGCGCGCCTCGCCGATGGCCATCGCCGCGCCCGAGAGCATGTCGGGTTCGTCTCCGCGCAGGTAACGCTTCACGAAATCGAGAGAACGGTCCGGCGCGCATTTCATCAGCGACTGGAGCGCGAGCGACGAAATGTCCGGCTCCTCATCGCCCCCGTGGACCTTCATTCGCAGGAGCAGTTCCGCTTCATGGGTTTCGGAAAGGCCCAGGCTTTCCACCGCCATGCGCCGTGTGGGGTGTTCGCGGTCGTTCAGCAGGGCCGCCATGACGAGCCAGGCATCCGGGTGGCGCAGGTTCAGTAGGGCGTGGCCCCCGGCGCCCCGCACGCTCGCCGCCGTATCGATGGGCGGGCCAAAGGCGGGCTCGCGCTGGATATGGCGAACGGCTTCGAAATAGACCGATGCGTCCCCATTGCCCAGCAGGTCCAGTGCTTCGATGATGGGCTGCTTGGCCGCGCAGCCGGGGTCCGTCTTTACGGGATCCTGCAGGAATCGCCGGAAAGCCGTAATCAGCTCGGGAATCAGGGACTCCGCCTGCCACAGCCCCGCCAGCCGCGCCGCGCGCCCGACAACATGGTTGCTCCGGTGCGCAATGAGGGTGTGCAGCTTCGCGATGCCCTCGGGGCTCGGGTCGTCGGCCTCCATGGCGCGAAGTTCGCGGAGGCCATCCTGGCTGGGATCTTTCTTCGGCATGGGACCTCCTGGGGATTGGACGGATGCGACAGATAGGACGAATTATCGGTCTTATCGGTCCAATCCGTCCTATCCCGCTATTTTACCGGGACCTGCCCCGCCAAGTCGCGCCGATGACCCAACTGCGCAATCTGCGCAACTCCCGATATTGAATACTCCTCCCGCTAAATGGCAGCATGATGGTTTCTGTTGACGGGTTGGGGCCGCAACACTCGGGGTTGAAGCGCGCCGCGACCGAATCGTGCTTTTGACAGACGAATCCAAGGCCAACGAAGGAACACGCCATGAAGAGAAAGACCACGCTCGTCTCGATTGCCGCGTCGATGCTCTGCATCCTCGCGGGTTATGCCCACGGGGATACCGTGCGCCATCCCCGACCCTCGGGCTATGCGGAGCCGGGAATTCCCGGCGCGCCCGCATCGGTGACCTTTGGCGCGGTACGCGAGGATGCAAAGTTCACCGTGGATATGACGGCCACCTTTCCCCGGCAGGACGTAGTGCCCGCGAAGGTTACCGGCGTGACGGTGAACGGCAAGGCCCACGAGACCTTCCTGGTGAAGAACGCGAATATCTTCAACGGCAATCGCGAGGTTCACGCCGGCGAGGACCTGAGCGTCTCGGTTTATGAAGGCTGGCAGCCGGGCCAGGAGTACAAAGTCGAAGTTACCCTGGCCGCGGCCGACGGCAAAGAAGTGAAGCTCGCCGCATCGGGCACGACGCCCGCCGAGCGCAGCGCCACGGGCGGGCTGGGCTTCGGCATGCCGACGGCCGACCTGCCCTACCACCATGTGACGCTGACCCTCGCGAAAGAGGCCATCGGCGCGGGGACGGTGGTGAAGGTGGAGACGGATGGCAAGTGGAACCGCGATGCGCGTTTCTACAACGAGGGGATCGTGGATCCCGCCACGGCGAAGGAAAGCCCGGGCCTGCAGGGCGAGACCTACACCGGTGTGATCGATGGTTCCAAAGATTTTCGGATCGTGGCGCCCGTCCAGTGGCTCAATGCCACCGACCACACCATGAAAGTGACGGTCAAGGGAGCGGACGAAAAAGAAACGGTGTATGAGGGTGCGGGCAAGGCGCCGGACAAAGGCGGTTACTGGAGCGCGGCGTGGCCCCATGCAATCTCGCTGATTGTTCACGAGACGGCCGGCATCCAGCGCATCGGCGAGCCGGTGCACGCGATGGTTGGTCCCTATGCCGATGACTTCGGCCCCGCGGACAGCCAGATTCGCGTGGTGACCTATGATCCGACCCACCCGAAAGCCGGGGCGGATGGCTATGTGGTGGCACCCCATCAGATCATCGAATCCACGGAATGGCGCGACGAGGCCATGCTTACCCACGAGGAAAAGGATCCGGAGACCGGCGCGCTGATTCACCGCTACGACCCCACTACCACGGTGGAGCTGGTGTTCCTGGCGGACGTGCAGCAGTACGAAAAGAAAGTCTATTTCGTGGTCTATGGCAATGCCGCCGAGCACACCAACGTGGTGGAGAGCGACCTGAAGGTGGAGCAGCACGAGCGGCTGAGCCAGACGGTGAGCAACAGCAACTTCAGCATCTTTACGTCGCCCAACAGCGGCTCGGTGGAGACGGTGACCATTTTGGGCGAGGGCGAGCCGGTGCTGCTGGAGCACAAGCTGGAAACCAACGGCGCGGTCCATTGGAATCCCGATATCTACACGCCCCCGACTCCCTGGGTGCACACGAGTGACTGGGAAGCACCAGACTATTCGGAGAAGACCGGCCCGATCATGCACCGCACGCGCCGCCACGGTCTTCAGCCCATGGTGGACAATGCGAGCGCCCACGTTTCCTACACCTTCTATGCGGGACAGCCCTATATCCTTCAGACCTCGTTGATGGAGATTCTCGAAGACGTTTTCGTCTCCGCCATGCGCAACGGCGAGATGGTCTTTAACAAGGCCATCCTGAATGAGTTCGTATGGCAGGACGAACTGGGCGTGATCAGGCACATGCCCATTGAGGGATCGAAGCAGCACCCGGTTCACGCCCTGGACATTCCGGCGGACACGCCCTGGATGGCCTTCATCAACCGTGAAAAGAAGATCGGCTTTGCGAACATCGCCCTGTCTTACGAGAACACGAACCGCTACGGCGACCCGGCCAGCGTCGGACAGCCCTATTTCTACGTGCAGAACGGTCCCTGGGTCTACTGGGCGCGTCCGCTGGTCTATCCCTTCGCGGGCAACAACATGACGCGCCTGATGAAGGTACGCAAGGGCAGCACCTATTACGAAGAAAACGCCTGGGTGCCCTTCCGCTTCGCCGAAGGGGACAATCCCTTCGCGGAGATCGAGAAGCTGAACAAGAAACTGCGCTCGCCCCTGCACCTGATGGAGTGGATGCCCACGAACGAGCGCGCGCCGCTCTCGTGGATCATGCCCATCCTCACCATGCCCTTCGATGAGGGCGTGGCCGGTGCGGTCAGTGGTCACAAGGATACCAAAGAGGAAGGGAAAGAATGATGCGCCCCGTCACGAAACTCAAAAGCGCCCTGGCCCTGTTGGCCCTTGCCGGCCTCTACGCCGTTGCTCCCGTCGCCGCACAGATTCCCCTCGACGCGGAGCTGGGCCGGGATGTGGGCGACGGCCAGGTGCTCTACAACACGCCCTATGACCCGAAGGCGGTGAAGGAAATTACCTTCGTCGCGCCGACGGCCGCCCACCCGGTCTATGAGATCGTGGTGCCCTTGGGCGACTGGACCGAGGGCAAGGCGGCTTCCTTCAAGAAGGTGGTGGTTAACGGGCTCGAATGCGAGTCGTACTACATCTTCAAGGACGGCTTCGCCCATGTGCAAAGCAGCAGTTGGCTTACGAAGGAAAGCGCCACCGCCAAGAACGTGGTGCTGGTGGCCCGGATGCTCTGGCACAACAACGAGGACGTGAAGATCGACCTCACGCTGGACGCGCAGAACGAGGACGGCACCGCGAAAGTGGTGGAAAAGAGCTACACCGCGAAAGCGCCCGCAAAGGGCGGCGGCCCGGAAGGCTGGCGGCGCTACCAGAGCGTTGTCGTGCAGGAAAAGGCAGGCGTTGATCGCGCAAAAGAGCCGGTCGAATTCTCCATCACCGCCCGCAAGGAACACTGCGGTGATCTGGCGAAGGAACTTCGGGTCTACGTTGTGGACGAGCTCGAGCAGGAGCCCGTGGCGGTTCCCTTCCAGACCTTCAACCACGGCGTCTTCCCCGGTACGCCGAACGGCACCAGCAACGACAACTATCTCCAGCACCCGAGCCAGTTCATCGAGGTGGTGGCCTTTGCCACGGTCGCGGCGAACCAGCAGCGCGTGCTGCTCGTGTGCTACGACAACCCCGCCGCCGAAGCGCCCGCCGCGCCCCGCTCCGACCTGAAAGTCACGGGCGAGTCCCTGAGCGCAACGGTGGAGAACGACTTCTTCATCGCGCAACTGGACAAGAAATCCGGCCAGATCGCGGCCTTCACCCTGAAGGGCGGCGATGAGGAGCCCGTGCTGACCAACAGCCAGAGCGGCGCCCTCCACTGGAATCCGGACTCCTTCTCCGACAACGGTTTCTGGGGACACACCTTCTCCTGGGATCCGCCGGAGCGCACCGTGGTTACCGCGCGCGGGCCCCTCATGTTCCGCATCACCAACAGCGGTCGCATGCCCGGCTGGACGCCCCAGGTCTGGGCTTCGGTGACCTACACCTTCTACGCGTGGACGCCCTACGTGAAATCCACCACGAGCATGGAGGTGCGCGAGCCCCTGAACGCCTCCGCCATCCGCAATGGCGAAGTGGTGCTCGACACCCATCTGGTCGATCATTTCGTGTGGCAGGAAAAAAGCGGCCAATTGAAGCGCATGCGCACCATGCACGGCCCGAACTGGCAGGATGAATGGGCCACGCGCATCGACGCCGATGTGCCCTGGCTCGCTCTGACCAATGAAGAAAAGGACTACGGCATCGGCGCGGTGACCGTGGATCTCACCACCTTCAACCCCGACTCGGGCGAGGCGAACATGCACCGCTCGGCCAACTACCTCTATTACCACCACTTCTGGGGCACGCCGTTGACGTACTTCACGCGCGGCCTCGTGTACCCCTTCAGCGATTACCAGCGCGGTCCGATTATCACCGTACGCCCGGGTTCGACCTATGTGGAGAAGATGGCCTTCGTACCCTTCCACCTCGGCAAAGACCCGCAGCGCTACCAGACGATCATCGACGCCAGCAAGGTACTCACCCAGCCCCTGGAACAGCGCTGGGGACGATAACGCGTTGGTGCGATAAGACGGATTCGACCGATAGGACCGATTGCAAAAATCGGTCCTATTCGTCTTATCCGTCCTAAGCGATTCAGGCTGGAATCAGGAGGTTACATGCTTCGATTGCTCTTTCCACTTTTTGCCATCGCTTTCGCGATCTCAGCCGTACAAGCCGCCGAGCCCCTCCCCGATTTCGGCGTGATGTTGAACGACGACGGCGACCTCTCCTTCACCAGCCTCGATCCCCAGGAGTCTGCGCGCAATGTCCTGGCGCAGGTGGATTCCCTGGCGGGCACTTCGGTCAAGACCCTCATGTGGAGCGTGGGCGCGGGCTCGGAGATTCTCTACTATCCCACGAAAGTCGCGAACGACTGGCGCTGGCGTCCCATCGCGCCGGCCTACGAAATGGAGTTCGGCTCCTGGCAGCGCAAGGCCGCCGCGGGCCTGGATGCGGGCGTGGACCCCATCCGCATCGCGGGCGAGCGGGCGAAGGCCCTTGGGATGTTTTTCGTGCCGTCCTACCGCATGAACGACGACCACTTCATCTTCGATCCCGTGGATTATCCGCTCACGGGCAAGTTCTGGATCGATAACCACGACAAGATGAAGATCGGCGAGTCGCCCCAGCCCGCCGACGCGCACTATGGCAATCTCCTCGACTTCACCCACCCCGAGGTGCGCCACTATCGACTGGACGTCATCTTCGAGGTCATTGAACGCTACGAGGATAACCTGGACGGCATAGAGCTCGACTTCAACCGTTTCCAGATGATCTTCCCGAAGGACAAGGGTTTCGAGCGCGGCCACCTGGTGACTGAAATGATCGGGCAGGTACGCAAGCGGCTCGACGAAGCCGCAGAGCGCCAGGGGCGACCGCTCTACCTCTTCGTGCGCGTGCCCCCGAGCCTCGCCGACTGCCATCGCATGGGCTACCGCATCGAGGACTGGATGAATCCCCGCATTGTCGATGTGATCCTGCCGTCCCAACTCATGACCCTGGCTCACGACATGCCGGTGCGGGAACTGGTCGATATCTGTAAGCCCGCCGGCGTGGCGGTGATGCCCAGCCTCTACCCGCGCACCTCCTATATGTGGCCTTTTCTGAAGAATCCGAAGGCCGAGGACTACCCCAGGCTGCCCTCGCGCGATGTAACGCCCGAGCTGTGGCGCGGGGCCGTCGCGAATTACTGGCAGCAGGGCGCGAGCGGATTTCAGCTCTTCAACTTCAACCTGCCCGCCGATGAATGGACCCACACAATCCTACGCGACACCGCGTCGCCCCTGCCGACGAATCTGGCCAGCCGCGCGAACAAAATCTTCGCCATCACCCCCGGCTACTACCTCGACCACACCGACACCTACGAGTACAAAAAGCAGATTCCCGCAATCATCAAGGTAGGCGAGCCCAGCACCTTCACCATCCAAATTGGCGAAGACTACAGCGACCCCGCGCGCAAGGCTGCGGTGGACCATTGCGCCATCCGCCTCGGCTTCAAGAAGGGCATTCCGCTGACGGGTTGGTCCATGGAGCTGCAGGCCAACGGCATGGTGCTCCACAAAGGACCGGTGGACCAGAAGCTGATCGAGACCCAGGGCGCACTGGTGTATTTTCAGAGCGAAATCAGCGACCTCGCCGCGCTCTATCACGGCAAGAACACATTGCGGATCGTGCTGGAAGGAGTGCCCGAGGCGAGCCTGGAAGAAGTGCTCGTGGGGGTGTTCTTCCGCGAGCACGATTTGAATTTGTAATCGGTGGGTTGTTTTCACCACGAAGGCCACGAAGAGCACGAAGAAGAAGGCGGTAAGAAATCGTTGCGTAATGTTGAATTTTCGCTGCAATCCAAGCGAAACACGATGCCTTGGCTTCCCGCCGTTCGTTTCGACGCTGCGCTCTTGCGTGTAAAATACCGAGGAGTCGGCTAGTAAAGGGTACATCCGGTTTGAGCGTACTTAGTTGTTCGGGCTGAGAATTCCATGGGCGTCAAGGAATAGCATCGGTTAATGACAGGCATTCTTTCAAACGATTGGCGTATCGACTTCCGGCCCGAAGGGCCACCGACATATTAGTTCGCCGCGGCGAACTAACATGCTTTGGCCCTTCGGGCCAGATTACAGCGAGAATTGACCGACCGCCTTTCGATAAACGCAAAAGATGTACGCTCAAACCAGATGAGCCTAATAAAGGGTGGGTGTCCCGTCGCCGGGAAGGCTTTACGCCGCAAAATTCTTTCTTTTCATGTTCTTCGCACTCGGTTTTTCAATGCCTGTTTACGTATCCGATTTGATGTTGTATCATGGCGATACTGATCTGCGAAACAGCGGCTATATTGAACGCGGAGAGAGGATGCGCGGCATGGGATTCGGCGGCAAGTATCGATTGAGCGCATTGGGGCTTTGCATCTTTGTACTGTCTCCAGTGGCGTGGGCGGACGGGGGATTCCTTTCCAAAGCCGAGAAGGCGGCCATGGCGGAGCCGGTGCAAAAGGCGGTTCTCCTGTTTCGCGATGGCGTTGAGGATCTCATCCTCCAGGTGAAGTACGAGGGCGAGGGCGACGAATTCGCGTGGCTGGTGCCCCTGCCCGCGAGGCCGGAAGTGACAGTAGCGGAGGAAGGCCTCTTCGAAGAGATCGAAGCCTATGTGGCCGAACGAAGCAAGTGGAAGGTCTACTACGATCCGCCCCGATACCTTTCACGCGGCATGCTTGGTGGCGGAAGAATTGGGGCGGCGGAAGAGGCGGTCACGGTACACGAATTCAAGCGAGTTGGGGTCTACGAAATCGCTGTGCTGGAGGCGGATAGCGCCGAGGACCTCCTCCGCTGGTGCAAGGACCACGGCTATCATGTGAACACCAAGGCGCGGGAGGTGCTGAAGTCCTATGTGGACAAGGGCTGGATCTTCACGGCCATGCGGATTCACCCCGAAGCGTCAGGTCGGAAAGCCGACCGGGGGCTGAGCCGGGGTACCATCCAGCCGGTCCACTTCACCTTTCCGACGCACGAGGCGGTCTACCCGCTCCGCATCAGTTCGATCAACGAGGGCGCGACCAATGTGGAGCTGTACCTGCTGGCGAAGGATACGCTGGTGAATCCGGAGTTTTTTCAGTTGGGCCCCTCATTGGAGGAATTTCAAGCGAGGAAACTTGCGCTCGCGGTCGGAAATTCGACCAAACTGGAAGCGGAGTTCGCCCAGTATTTTGACGCAGACCGCTTCACGTACCGGGCCGTCTCATCCAGTGAATTGCCCGTTGTCGCGAAGTCGCTTCCTCGATGGGCAGATTCGCAGTTACACATAACCACGGCGAAGCGGAATTTCCTGCCGGAACAGATGGTCGAGGATGTCTACTTCAAGTTGGTCAGCCAAATGGGGCCTAAAGAGCAACTGGACTTTGTTGAAAGTGCTTATGGAACTGCCCAGTCGGCCGTGGTGCGCATGCCCGATGCATTCTTCAGCGTCCTCGATAAAAAACTCGCTCGGATCACAGACGGCAAGTCCGTGAACAGTTCCACTTGGATGCAATACAGCGACCAATTCATCTTCCTGGCCGAATACGATAGGGGTGCACACCTTGAGAAGGCGGCCAGACATCCCGTTCCCAGGGTTCGAAGACTCCTGAGCAGCTTCCTGTGGCAGGCGTATTTCGATCGGGAGGCGATCGTCGCGCCTTATGACCTGGCCATAGAGGACTACGGCAAGGACTATCGGAGTCCGGGGCTGTACCGAGGTGGTGGCGGGTGGTCCAGCGGCATTCGCTTTAGTTCCACACCGGGTGCGCCGCAATTCGTCGTCCAGCGGGCTCTGGTCGAACTGTTTCGTCACCCAGACCCCGATATCGAGGTGGCAAAACTGCTCGCAGCACTCGGCACGAAAGAGTCCATCGCATTGCTCATCGGGGCTGTTCGAAATCCACTGGGCGTGGGCTCGGTCCACCAGAATCAGGCATTGCTCGCACTGCGGCACGTGAAAGATCCCGCCGTGCGTGAGTTGTACATCGACACACTGGAAACCCAACGTTCCTGGTTGAGCGAGAACGAGATCAACGCGTGCCTGGTTGGGTTGTGGAACAACCTGGATCCGAACATGGAACCCCTGGTCCGAAGTATCGGCGAGCACTGCCGAGTATCGGACATGCCCTCAGGCCAGGCCTTGGCCCGGAACTTACTGGTGAATGGATTGGGAGTG
This region of Candidatus Hydrogenedentota bacterium genomic DNA includes:
- a CDS encoding HEAT repeat domain-containing protein translates to MPKKDPSQDGLRELRAMEADDPSPEGIAKLHTLIAHRSNHVVGRAARLAGLWQAESLIPELITAFRRFLQDPVKTDPGCAAKQPIIEALDLLGNGDASVYFEAVRHIQREPAFGPPIDTAASVRGAGGHALLNLRHPDAWLVMAALLNDREHPTRRMAVESLGLSETHEAELLLRMKVHGGDEEPDISSLALQSLMKCAPDRSLDFVKRYLRGDEPDMLSGAAMAIGEARLPDSFAILRAAMEGPGARHHRYAFYLPLALTREPEAFEVLLEALREERRHEALAAVKALAVFFGDPERVARVEAVVSARGERDLVELFERLRDGDA
- a CDS encoding DUF2330 domain-containing protein, with product MRGMGFGGKYRLSALGLCIFVLSPVAWADGGFLSKAEKAAMAEPVQKAVLLFRDGVEDLILQVKYEGEGDEFAWLVPLPARPEVTVAEEGLFEEIEAYVAERSKWKVYYDPPRYLSRGMLGGGRIGAAEEAVTVHEFKRVGVYEIAVLEADSAEDLLRWCKDHGYHVNTKAREVLKSYVDKGWIFTAMRIHPEASGRKADRGLSRGTIQPVHFTFPTHEAVYPLRISSINEGATNVELYLLAKDTLVNPEFFQLGPSLEEFQARKLALAVGNSTKLEAEFAQYFDADRFTYRAVSSSELPVVAKSLPRWADSQLHITTAKRNFLPEQMVEDVYFKLVSQMGPKEQLDFVESAYGTAQSAVVRMPDAFFSVLDKKLARITDGKSVNSSTWMQYSDQFIFLAEYDRGAHLEKAARHPVPRVRRLLSSFLWQAYFDREAIVAPYDLAIEDYGKDYRSPGLYRGGGGWSSGIRFSSTPGAPQFVVQRALVELFRHPDPDIEVAKLLAALGTKESIALLIGAVRNPLGVGSVHQNQALLALRHVKDPAVRELYIDTLETQRSWLSENEINACLVGLWNNLDPNMEPLVRSIGEHCRVSDMPSGQALARNLLVNGLGVEVPKVEVGMSRDALEAEMGGKGIVLSCVYSSGAEWKRYWADEEDGDKISNFVQVVSRRSGGVNSALPDLPANLDIAVCQWGSGAATFKRDALVSWKAGAYVPDYEIDREWYMPVSSPERVVRARAISDDE